In the Deltaproteobacteria bacterium genome, ATGAGACAAAATATTCGGATCTTGCACGGTTGGAGTCTTTCGAAGGTGAAGTTGTAATCGTTTACTTAGAACCCCCTGCAAGGACGCAGATGGAAGCCTCCGGATTGAACGAATGGTGAAATCTGATGCAAGATGCAGGGAATAATTGGGTAGTTTATCTGATTCGATGTTCCGACAACTCACTCTACTGCGGAATCACCAACTGCCTTGAAAAACGAATCAAGGCGCACAATCAGGGAAAAGGCGCTAAATATACAATACCCCGCAGACCGGTAGTACTGAAAACGGTAAGCAGAGGAATGACCAGAAGTGAAGCGTTAAAATTGGAACATCACATCAAACAGGTTCCTGCAAAAAGAAAGTCGCATGAACTAATGACACAGGAGGAAAAAATGGCAGCAGATTTAAAAAAGGAACTGCAGAAGGTCAGCAAGGAAATCAAGGCGCTTGCGAAGAAAGTCGACAAACTGGTAACGGCTGCAGGAAAGGCAGCACCGGCGAAAAAGGCGCCGGCAAAAAAAGCACCCGCTAAAAAAGCCGCAGCCAAAAAGGCACCCGCAAAAAAGACTGCTGCGAAAAAGACTGCAGCAAAAAAAGCGCCAGCTAAAAAAGCCGCGGCCAAAAAGGCACCCGCAAAAAAGGCCGCCAAGGTAACCGCCGCCGACACGGTTCTGAACATTATCAACAGAACCACCAAAGGTATCGATACCGCTGGGATCATGAAAAAGACGGGATTCAACAACAAAAAGGTTGCCAATATTATTTTCAAGCTGAAAAAGCAGGAAAAGATCAAGAATCCCGAAAAAGGCTTATACGTCAAAGCCTAATTTTTTTCGGCATTGACGCGGCAGGACCGACCACTTGATAGCAGAAGCGGTTTCAGGACCCGTCCAACACTGGGGCAGACAACCACGACCCCGGGTCGGTCATTTTCCCTGATCCCGGGCGTATTCTTTATATAAGGAAACCATTGTCGCTTCCGTGTTCGGTGGGTCTTGAAACCGCTCTCAGTGGTGGGTCGGCTCAAGGTTTTCTGCATCTTTGCCGTCGTCAATGACCGTAAAGCCAAACTTCTTCATCCTTCCCGTTTTCGCCGTCTTCATCTTTTCGAAATTGGAAAAGGACATCCTGCCGTTGACACGATAGCACCTGAACCGAGCGTTTATCGCGAATTGAGCGACGTATTCTTTGCAGGGTCGCCTCCGGCGTTGGGGTTACCAGGTGTCGACAAAGTTGCGCCTCTGGCCCGGCGGCCGTTTTACCCGTGAGGCCGAGTGAATCGCCCTCAACACCACGTTCCGGGTGTCGGCAGGGTCGATGACCGCATCGATCTCCAGGTGCGCGGCCGCCTCGGTAGCCTTGCCGATCTCGTACATCTGAGCCACCAGTTTTTCGAACAGTCGTTTTCGTTCGGCTTCGTCGGCCACGGCCTCCAGTTCTTTTTTAAACCCCAACTTTACCGCGCCCTCCAGGCCCATGCCGCCGAATTCGCCCGACGGCCAGGAGGCGATGTGGACCGGCGTGTGGAAACTGCCGCCGGCCATGGCCATGGCTCCCAGACCGTACCCCCTCCGCAGAATGATGACCACGACAGGCACGGTCACGCTGGCGAAGGAGACGAAAAGGCTGGACATGCGGCGCACGGCGGCCTCGGTCTCGCTTTCGGGGCCCACCATGAATCCCGGGGTGTCGGTCAGTGACAAAATCGGCAGATCGAAAGCATCGCACAATTGCAGGAAGCGGGAGGCCTTTTCCGCTCCTTCCGCATCCACGGCCCCGGCCAGGTGCATGCAGTTGTTGGCGATCAGGCCGACCGGTTTCCCCTCCAGCCGGATAAATCCGGTGACAACCCCCAAACCGTATTCGCGCCGCAGCTCGATGAAAGAGTCGTCGTCGGCCAAAATCTCGATCGCCTCACGGACCTGGTAGGTCCTGCGCCGATTCGCCGGAACGACATTCCTCAATTTTTCCTGGCTACCGCAGGTCCAGTTTTCCAGGGGACCCTGGAAGTAACCCAGCAGCTTCTTGGCCACGGCCGTTGCCTCGGCCTCATCTTCAGCCACGATATCGACGACGCCGTTTTTCGACTGCACCTCGATGGGTCCGATCTCCGTGGGTTTGTAAACGCCCAGGCCGCCCCCTTCGATCATGGCGGGGCCGGCCATGCCGATCCATGAGGATCGCGTGGCGATGGTTATGTCGGCGCAGCCGTACAGGGCGGCATTACCCGCGAAGCAAAACCCGTTGTTGACGGCGATGCGCGGCACCCGGCCGCTGAGCTTGGCCCACGTGTAAAAACTGCTGATATGCAGGCCGGCAATCCAGGTGGTCACGTCCACATCTCCTGGGCGCCCCCCGCCGCCCTCGGTGTACATGATCACGGGCAGGTTCAGATCTTCGGCCAATTCAAAAATGCGGTCCAGCTTTGCATGGTGAAAGTAGCCCTGCGTGCCGGCCAGGACCGAATAGTCATAGATGACCACCGCTGCCTGGCCCCTGTCCTTGCCGAAATGGGATCGGTTGATCGTGGCCGTTCCCGTGATCACGCCGTCTGCCGCCGTCTCTATCTGCAGCTCCTCATAGGATCTGCGTTTTCGCTGAGCAGCCACCGCCAGCTGGCCGTACTCGACAAATGACCCTTCATCTATGAGATCCTCCAGGTTCTCCCGGGCCGTGCGATACCCCCGGGCATGTCGTTTTTCCGCGGCTTCGGCCCGGGCGGAATCCAGCGTACGGGACAGCAATGCCTGCAGGGCGGCCAGTTTCGATTCAATCGTGTCACTCATTTTTCATCCTCGCTGCAATCAGTCAACTACCACCCCCAATAAAACCCTGCGTTCATCGTGTCCCGAGTGACCGCAGTGAACGGGTGGTGAAATATGTTCACTCACCTACCCGCACAGCTATATCACAAAGAGCGCTTCAACGAAAACCCCATTGGAACGAACCGGTGGCGTCGTTTACCGGATGCCAAGTTTTTCGCCCAGTTCGCCGACCTGAAAATTTTCCCGATCATGTCCCGGTCGATGGCCGGAACATGGTTTTGGTTTTTTTATGTCGAGAAAAATCAAGTGACCCGATCGCCCCGGATATCGATCATTCTTCAACTTGACGGTCATCGACTAAAATTGACGTCATCAGCACAATGGGTGTCGTGTTGTTCTTTTCAGCCAGGCCCCTGAGGGTGTCTCCCTCTTGCACCTCGATATCGATAGCACTGAGCCGTTGATAAACCTTTATTTTATCAAGCTTCATTTCCTTGATGAGCTGGCCGATGGTCTTGTTTCCCAACCCGGTTCCGGCAAAGGCTTCCTCAACTTTTTCGGCCGTCCACCGTTCACCGGGCTGCATTGCCGCAGGATTGGCTTCCAGTTTTTTTATCACCGCGTAAACGCCCATGCCCGACGTTTGTTTGCTTGCCGCTATCTGGGCCACTGTGTTTCTGGGGCTGTCAACCGTGAAACCGGCATTCCTGAGTTCCAGCACAGCTTGATCCAGCGGGATTCGCTGTTTCAGGCAAAATGTTTTCAGGCTCACCAGCTCGGCATGGCCGAAAGGCGGTTCGAGTTCGGGGGAGGTGACCCATGCGTCCTTGATCGCTCCCCCGAGGTCGGTTACGTAGACAAGCGGCGGCAGGGACCAGATGCCGCTGACCACGATCCAGACGAATACGGTACAGCCGACTGCCAGCTCCCGCTTATACCGCAAGGCGCTTTCGATCCTGCCGCTCACGTATTTGATCAGAGGTTTCCAGTTGTAGTAGATGTGAAAACCACCGGCTATCAAAAACAGGAGGCCGGCATAGATATGTATGTTGCCCCACTGGTCCTTTTCCAGGCTCAGGAATTGCCACTCGATCCAATAGGCGACACGACCCTGAGGTTCGAGATAGAGGACAATGCCGGTAACACACAACAGGATGAAACTCACCAATGAACACAAGGATGTAAAAGCCCGACCATTCCATCTTTTTGTCTTCATTTTATAAATAGCTCCCAGTTGAAACCTAAATCGACCTATATAAAAAGGTCGCTCGATTAAAAACGAGCGACCCGCTGCCATATTTGTAAAATATCAATCTAATCGAAAGCCATATCCGTTTTCCAGACTTCCCAGACTTTTCCAACCAGGTCCGGTCCCGGTTTGAGCGTCATTTTCCCGGGCTTCCATCCGGACGGCGTCGCTTCCTTGCCCTTGCTCTCTCTGATGAGCTGAAATGCCTGAACCTGCCGGAAGGTTTCTTCTACATTGCGACCGACCGGCGGGGTCAGAACTTCATACCCCTGGATGACACCGTCCGGATCGATGATAAAGCGCCCGCGTGTTTCGACCCCCGCGTCCTCATCGTAGACCCCGAAAATTTTTCCAACCTTTCCCCCGGCATCGGACAGCATGGGAAAGGGGACGCCACCTTCCACCATTTTGGAGAGCTCGTTGTCATTCCACATTTTGTGCACGAAAACACTGTCGATACTCATGGATAAAACATTGACACCCAGCTTTTGAAGGGCGTCGTGCTTTTCGGCAACTGCCGAAATCTCCGTTGCTCAGACAAAGGTGAAATCACCCGGATAAAAACAGAGCAATACCCATTTTCCTAGATAGTCTGAAAGTTTGAGTGATATAAATTTGCCCTGCTGATATGCCGGTGCAGCGAAATCCGGTGCTTTTTTGCCAACCTGTACCATAGCTGAAACCTCCTTGGTCACCGTTGATTCTTTTTCGGGTTCTTTTTCGACACTTTCTCCGACAGGACCGCCGGTGGGCCGGGCACAGCCGACCTCCATTTCTTCTGCCATAAAATTCTCCTTTCGTTATTTAATACGGTCTGCTTTTTGTTATAAGCATATGTTCATTAAGTCAATGGCCATTTCTCCCTAAAAATCTAAATTTACGCCATACAGTTTTTATTTGCCATAGCAAAATAACTATGTATACAAAAAGGAGCCTAAACGTATAGACAATCGACGAAAAAAGGGGGAACGATCATGGGAAAAGCTTCAAAAGAGGAAAGAAGACAGAAGGTTATCGATGTGTTGAACAAGGCCCGCGCCATGGAGCTACAGGCCATTCATCAGTACATGAACCAGCACTACAACCTCGATGACATGGATTACGGCGAACTGGCCGCGAAAGTCAAGCTTATCGCCATCGATGAGATGCGGCATGCCGAAATGTTCGCCGAACGCGTCAAGGAGCTCGGCGGGGAGCCGGTGGCCGGTCACGACGGGACCATAGAAAAAGGCCAGAAAGTGGAAGGAATCTTTGCTTTTGACGCCAACCTGGAGGACGATACGGTCGACAGCTACAATCAGTTCCTTCTCGAATGCCGCGAGAACGGTGACAGCATCAGCATGAAGCTGTTTGAAGTGATCATCGACGAGGAGCAGATTCATTACAACTACTTCGACAACGTAAATGACCACATCGAAAAACTGGGAAACACCTATCTGGCTAAAATTGCCGGGACACCGTCCGCCACGGGGCTGGGATCGAGTGGATTTGCGGTGAGCGCCGGAGATGCATAGAAACGGGCGTCAACCCAGCGCTACATCTAAAATCATCATCACCGAAAAACCGGTCATGGTGGCCATTGTCACCAGATCGATATTGGCTTCCTGTCGTTGAGATTCGGGGATTAACTCCTCCACCACGACGAATATCATTGCCCCGGCAGCAAAACAGAGAGCATAGGGCAAGACGTTTTGCATATAGAGAACGAACGCGGCACCAAACAGCCCGGCAATGGGCTCGACAACACCGGATGACTGCCCCAGAAAAAAGCTCTTGGCCCGCCCCATCCCCTCCCTTCTCAATGGCAAGGATACGGCGGCGCCTTCCGGAAAATTCTGGAGACCGATGCCGATTGCCAGGGCCATGGCGCCGCCAATCGAGGCAGAAGAAAGATTGGCGGCCACGGCTCCGAAAGCGACACCGACAGCGAGGCCTTCGGGGATATTGTGCAGGGTTATGGCAAGGACCAGCAGCGTGCTTCGCTGCCATGACGTCTTTATTCCCTCTCTTTGTGATGTGTCCAGCCCCAGATGAAGATGCGGCAGCAATCGATCGGTCAAACGCATGAAAATGCCGCCCCCCATGAATCCGATGGCAGCTGTCAGCCAAGGGATATGGCCCAGCTGCGCGGCCATGTCGATGCCGGGTGCAAGCAGTGACCAGAAGCTGGCGGCAATCATGACACCGGCGGCGAAGCCGAGCATGGAATCCATCAGTTTGGGGTTCACCGCTTTCGTGAAAAAGACGAGCGCCGCACCGGCAGCGGTCAATCCCCAGGTAAAAAGCGTCGCCATGAGCGCCTGGATGATCGGGCTGAATTGCTGCATGAAATCGGTCATTTGAATTCCCTTCCCCAAATAGCGTTTTCAAGCACCTGAATATCCTATACCGGTTG is a window encoding:
- a CDS encoding peroxiredoxin, with product MAEEMEVGCARPTGGPVGESVEKEPEKESTVTKEVSAMVQVGKKAPDFAAPAYQQGKFISLKLSDYLGKWVLLCFYPGDFTFVUATEISAVAEKHDALQKLGVNVLSMSIDSVFVHKMWNDNELSKMVEGGVPFPMLSDAGGKVGKIFGVYDEDAGVETRGRFIIDPDGVIQGYEVLTPPVGRNVEETFRQVQAFQLIRESKGKEATPSGWKPGKMTLKPGPDLVGKVWEVWKTDMAFD
- a CDS encoding DUF4405 domain-containing protein produces the protein MKTKRWNGRAFTSLCSLVSFILLCVTGIVLYLEPQGRVAYWIEWQFLSLEKDQWGNIHIYAGLLFLIAGGFHIYYNWKPLIKYVSGRIESALRYKRELAVGCTVFVWIVVSGIWSLPPLVYVTDLGGAIKDAWVTSPELEPPFGHAELVSLKTFCLKQRIPLDQAVLELRNAGFTVDSPRNTVAQIAASKQTSGMGVYAVIKKLEANPAAMQPGERWTAEKVEEAFAGTGLGNKTIGQLIKEMKLDKIKVYQRLSAIDIEVQEGDTLRGLAEKNNTTPIVLMTSILVDDRQVEE
- a CDS encoding ZIP family metal transporter, whose amino-acid sequence is MTDFMQQFSPIIQALMATLFTWGLTAAGAALVFFTKAVNPKLMDSMLGFAAGVMIAASFWSLLAPGIDMAAQLGHIPWLTAAIGFMGGGIFMRLTDRLLPHLHLGLDTSQREGIKTSWQRSTLLVLAITLHNIPEGLAVGVAFGAVAANLSSASIGGAMALAIGIGLQNFPEGAAVSLPLRREGMGRAKSFFLGQSSGVVEPIAGLFGAAFVLYMQNVLPYALCFAAGAMIFVVVEELIPESQRQEANIDLVTMATMTGFSVMMILDVALG
- a CDS encoding biotin carboxylase codes for the protein MSDTIESKLAALQALLSRTLDSARAEAAEKRHARGYRTARENLEDLIDEGSFVEYGQLAVAAQRKRRSYEELQIETAADGVITGTATINRSHFGKDRGQAAVVIYDYSVLAGTQGYFHHAKLDRIFELAEDLNLPVIMYTEGGGGRPGDVDVTTWIAGLHISSFYTWAKLSGRVPRIAVNNGFCFAGNAALYGCADITIATRSSWIGMAGPAMIEGGGLGVYKPTEIGPIEVQSKNGVVDIVAEDEAEATAVAKKLLGYFQGPLENWTCGSQEKLRNVVPANRRRTYQVREAIEILADDDSFIELRREYGLGVVTGFIRLEGKPVGLIANNCMHLAGAVDAEGAEKASRFLQLCDAFDLPILSLTDTPGFMVGPESETEAAVRRMSSLFVSFASVTVPVVVIILRRGYGLGAMAMAGGSFHTPVHIASWPSGEFGGMGLEGAVKLGFKKELEAVADEAERKRLFEKLVAQMYEIGKATEAAAHLEIDAVIDPADTRNVVLRAIHSASRVKRPPGQRRNFVDTW
- a CDS encoding bacterioferritin, with the translated sequence MGKASKEERRQKVIDVLNKARAMELQAIHQYMNQHYNLDDMDYGELAAKVKLIAIDEMRHAEMFAERVKELGGEPVAGHDGTIEKGQKVEGIFAFDANLEDDTVDSYNQFLLECRENGDSISMKLFEVIIDEEQIHYNYFDNVNDHIEKLGNTYLAKIAGTPSATGLGSSGFAVSAGDA